In a single window of the Arthrobacter sp. StoSoilA2 genome:
- the ftsH gene encoding ATP-dependent zinc metalloprotease FtsH, with product MKAKSFFKGPGIWIVVVVGLLLVAFATLAPGGSTRIDTKDGLELLAQSGKVEQAKIFDAENRVDLVLKDNLNIDGQDKGKNVQFFYVTDRGPDVVKAVTSANPDKGFTDQPIENNWFSGLFSLLIPVLLLGVLFWFLLSRMQGGGSKVMQFGKSKAKLVNKDMPQVTFSDVAGADEAVEELQEIKEFLQEPAKFQAVGAKIPKGVLLYGPPGTGKTLLARAVAGEAGVPFFSISGSDFVEMFVGVGASRVRDLFEQAKASSPAIIFVDEIDAVGRHRGAGIGGGNDEREQTLNQLLVEMDGFDVKTNVILIAATNRPDVLDPALLRPGRFDRQITVEAPDMVGREQILNVHAKGKPMAQGIDLRAVAKKTPGYTGADLANVLNEAALLTARSNANLIDDRALDEAIDRVMAGPQKRSRVMKELERKITAYHEGGHALVAAALRNSAPVTKITILPRGRALGYTMVIPEDDKYSVTRNELLDQMAYAMGGRVAEEIVFHDPSTGASNDIEKATSTARKMVTQYGMSERVGAVKLGQGGGEPFLGRDAAQERNFSDQIAYVVDEEVRRLIDQAHDEAYAILTENRDVLDRLALELLERETLNQAEIAEIFHDIRKRDFREIWLSKESRPVQSIPPVESRAEKAEREAQEEAKKARLDEPLDAVAPHSQGVSSQESFQSPGPDGGNDSPLHG from the coding sequence ATGAAAGCTAAGAGTTTCTTCAAGGGCCCGGGCATCTGGATTGTTGTCGTCGTCGGCTTGCTCCTGGTGGCATTCGCAACGCTGGCTCCGGGCGGTTCCACACGTATTGACACCAAGGACGGCCTGGAACTCCTCGCGCAAAGCGGCAAGGTGGAGCAGGCCAAGATTTTCGACGCCGAGAACCGCGTTGACTTGGTACTGAAAGACAACCTGAATATTGATGGCCAGGACAAAGGCAAGAACGTCCAGTTCTTCTACGTCACGGACCGTGGCCCGGACGTCGTCAAGGCTGTCACCAGCGCCAACCCCGACAAGGGCTTCACTGACCAGCCGATCGAGAACAACTGGTTCTCCGGACTGTTCTCCTTGCTCATCCCCGTGCTGTTGCTTGGTGTGCTGTTCTGGTTCCTGCTCTCCCGGATGCAGGGTGGCGGCTCCAAGGTGATGCAGTTCGGCAAGTCCAAGGCCAAGCTGGTCAACAAGGACATGCCGCAGGTGACCTTCTCCGACGTCGCAGGTGCTGACGAAGCCGTGGAAGAGCTCCAGGAAATCAAGGAATTCCTCCAGGAACCGGCAAAGTTCCAGGCCGTTGGCGCCAAGATCCCCAAGGGTGTGCTGCTGTACGGCCCTCCAGGCACTGGTAAGACGCTGCTGGCCCGCGCCGTTGCGGGCGAGGCAGGCGTTCCCTTCTTCTCCATCTCCGGCTCGGACTTCGTTGAAATGTTCGTGGGCGTTGGCGCTTCGCGTGTCCGCGACCTTTTCGAACAAGCCAAGGCGAGTTCCCCCGCCATCATCTTCGTGGACGAAATCGACGCCGTAGGCCGCCATCGTGGCGCAGGCATCGGTGGCGGCAACGATGAACGCGAACAGACTTTGAACCAACTCCTGGTGGAGATGGACGGCTTCGACGTCAAGACGAACGTCATCCTCATCGCAGCTACCAACCGTCCGGACGTGCTGGACCCCGCGCTCCTTCGCCCGGGCCGTTTCGACCGCCAGATCACCGTTGAGGCCCCGGATATGGTGGGCCGCGAGCAGATCCTGAACGTCCACGCCAAGGGCAAGCCGATGGCCCAGGGCATCGACCTCCGGGCTGTTGCCAAGAAGACCCCGGGGTACACCGGCGCCGACCTGGCCAACGTCCTCAACGAGGCCGCCTTGCTGACGGCGCGTTCAAACGCCAACCTGATTGATGACCGCGCACTGGACGAGGCAATCGACCGCGTCATGGCAGGCCCGCAGAAGCGCAGCCGTGTCATGAAGGAACTCGAACGCAAGATCACCGCGTACCACGAAGGTGGCCACGCGCTGGTTGCGGCCGCCTTGCGGAACTCAGCTCCGGTCACCAAGATCACCATCCTTCCCCGTGGCCGCGCCCTTGGGTACACCATGGTGATTCCCGAGGACGACAAGTACTCGGTTACCCGCAACGAGTTGCTGGACCAGATGGCCTACGCCATGGGTGGCCGTGTTGCTGAGGAAATCGTGTTCCATGACCCCTCCACCGGCGCGTCCAACGACATCGAGAAGGCCACGTCAACGGCCCGGAAGATGGTCACGCAGTACGGCATGAGCGAACGGGTTGGCGCAGTGAAGCTCGGCCAGGGCGGCGGCGAGCCGTTCCTTGGCCGCGACGCCGCGCAGGAGCGTAACTTCTCGGACCAGATCGCCTACGTTGTGGACGAGGAAGTGCGTCGCCTGATCGACCAGGCGCACGACGAGGCTTACGCCATCCTCACCGAGAACCGCGATGTCCTCGATCGGCTGGCACTGGAACTGCTTGAGCGCGAAACCCTCAACCAGGCCGAAATCGCCGAGATCTTCCACGACATCCGCAAGCGTGATTTCCGTGAGATCTGGCTGTCCAAGGAGTCCCGTCCTGTCCAGTCGATTCCGCCCGTAGAGTCGCGCGCCGAGAAAGCCGAGCGTGAGGCCCAGGAAGAGGCCAAGAAGGCCCGTCTGGACGAGCCGCTGGATGCCGTAGCCCCGCACTCCCAGGGCGTCAGCAGCCAGGAGTCATTCCAGTCACCGGGACCCGACGGCGGCAACGACTCTCCGCTTCACGGCTAA
- the folE gene encoding GTP cyclohydrolase I FolE — MTHFDDDDLAAAHGSATDGKRGNKVDRPRIEAAVREILLAIGEDPDRGGLQDTPKRVAKAYAEVFAGLHQHPADVLSTTFDLDHEELVLVKDIPFYSTCEHHLVPFHGVAHVGYIPSHDGKVTGLSKLARLVDIYARRPQVQERLTTQIVEALVKHLNPRGAIVVVECEHMCMSMRGIRKPGAKTVTSAVRGQLHDPATRAEAMSLIIGR, encoded by the coding sequence GTGACTCATTTCGACGACGACGACCTCGCCGCCGCCCACGGCTCAGCCACGGACGGCAAGCGGGGCAATAAAGTGGACCGCCCGCGCATTGAAGCAGCAGTACGTGAAATCCTGCTCGCCATTGGTGAAGACCCTGACCGCGGCGGCCTGCAGGACACGCCCAAGCGGGTTGCCAAGGCGTATGCGGAGGTCTTCGCGGGCCTTCACCAGCACCCGGCGGATGTCCTCTCAACCACGTTTGACCTCGACCATGAAGAGCTTGTCCTCGTGAAGGATATTCCCTTCTATTCGACGTGCGAACACCATCTGGTCCCGTTCCACGGTGTGGCCCATGTTGGTTATATTCCGTCACATGACGGCAAGGTGACAGGTCTGAGCAAGCTGGCCCGCTTGGTGGATATCTATGCGCGCCGGCCGCAGGTGCAGGAACGGCTCACCACGCAGATCGTCGAGGCACTGGTAAAGCACCTCAACCCCCGCGGGGCGATTGTCGTCGTCGAATGCGAACACATGTGCATGTCCATGCGCGGCATCCGCAAGCCCGGCGCCAAGACCGTCACCAGTGCGGTGCGCGGTCAGCTCCATGACCCGGCCACCCGCGCCGAGGCCATGAGCCTCATCATCGGAAGGTAA
- the folP gene encoding dihydropteroate synthase, whose amino-acid sequence MDSLAAAPGTGPATSPLPILRKPRPAARFEDLPTDRTLVMGILNVTPDSFSDGGTHRTPDTAIALGLRMFYAGADIIDVGGESTRSGAEPVSPEEEQRRVLPVIQALVKAGALVSIDTMHTSTAAAAVEAGAAIINDVSGLTIEPDMPELVARTKVPYILTHRRGDARTMDSLTEYNDVTEDVVAELSGVRDKLYAAGVAPGQIIVDPGIGFSKNEDQNWEILKNLDKLFTLGHKVMVAASRKRFLGSLLTVAGKSAAPLERDAATAAITALSAAKGAWAVRVHDVGPSLDAVKVAARIAR is encoded by the coding sequence ATGGATTCCCTCGCTGCAGCACCCGGAACCGGCCCGGCCACAAGCCCCCTGCCGATTCTCCGCAAGCCGCGGCCTGCGGCCAGGTTCGAGGACCTGCCAACGGACCGCACGCTCGTCATGGGAATTCTCAATGTCACCCCGGATTCCTTTAGCGACGGCGGTACCCACCGTACGCCGGACACCGCAATCGCACTTGGCCTGCGTATGTTCTACGCCGGCGCGGACATCATCGACGTCGGTGGCGAGTCCACCCGCTCCGGCGCTGAACCCGTTTCCCCCGAAGAAGAGCAGCGCCGGGTCCTCCCCGTGATCCAGGCGCTGGTCAAGGCTGGCGCACTGGTGAGCATCGACACGATGCACACGTCAACGGCGGCTGCTGCGGTGGAAGCCGGCGCCGCGATCATCAACGACGTCTCAGGTTTGACCATCGAGCCGGACATGCCCGAACTCGTGGCGCGCACCAAGGTTCCGTATATCCTCACGCATCGTCGTGGCGATGCCCGCACCATGGACAGCCTCACCGAGTACAACGACGTCACGGAAGACGTCGTGGCCGAGCTCAGCGGTGTTCGCGACAAACTCTATGCAGCGGGCGTTGCTCCCGGGCAGATCATCGTTGATCCCGGGATTGGCTTCTCCAAGAACGAGGACCAGAACTGGGAAATCCTCAAGAACCTGGACAAGCTCTTCACGCTCGGCCACAAGGTCATGGTGGCTGCGTCGCGCAAGCGGTTCCTCGGCTCGCTCCTCACTGTTGCCGGCAAGTCTGCCGCACCGCTGGAGCGGGATGCCGCCACGGCAGCCATCACTGCCCTGAGCGCCGCGAAGGGCGCCTGGGCTGTCCGCGTCCACGACGTCGGTCCCAGCCTTGACGCCGTCAAGGTTGCCGCTCGAATCGCCCGCTGA
- the folB gene encoding dihydroneopterin aldolase, translating to MDRITLTGVTAVGHHGVFDFERRDGQPFVVDAVLHTDFSKAAETDDLQYTAHYGEVAELITSHIEGEPLNLIEGLAVRIAEGILANYNVAAVDVTVHKPKAPIEVPFGDVTVSVHRERS from the coding sequence GTGGACAGGATCACGCTGACCGGTGTCACCGCCGTCGGCCATCACGGAGTGTTCGATTTCGAGCGCCGGGACGGCCAGCCGTTCGTCGTGGACGCCGTCCTTCATACTGACTTCAGCAAGGCTGCGGAGACGGATGACCTCCAGTACACCGCGCACTACGGCGAGGTGGCTGAGCTCATCACCTCGCACATTGAGGGCGAGCCGCTGAACCTGATTGAGGGTCTGGCCGTGAGGATCGCCGAAGGCATCCTCGCCAATTACAACGTGGCGGCGGTCGATGTCACCGTCCACAAGCCGAAGGCGCCCATCGAGGTTCCGTTTGGCGATGTCACCGTGAGTGTCCACAGGGAGCGGTCATGA
- the folK gene encoding 2-amino-4-hydroxy-6-hydroxymethyldihydropteridine diphosphokinase: MNSGYTKAILALGSNLGERNDTLSTAVADLVDPPEVRLLGVSPVVQTKAVGGPEGQPDFLNMVMAVETTLSPLELLQHCHDVEQKHHRTREVRWGPRTLDVDIIVFGDVVSDDPVLTLPHPRAAERAFVLYPWSLLEPNAQLNGHSVAELAAAADDMPGIRRFDGYGDVAGVPATGAVE; this comes from the coding sequence ATGAACTCTGGATACACCAAAGCGATCCTGGCGCTCGGCAGCAACCTTGGTGAGCGGAACGACACCCTGTCCACAGCCGTCGCCGATCTCGTGGACCCACCGGAAGTAAGGCTCCTTGGAGTGTCGCCGGTGGTCCAGACCAAGGCGGTCGGCGGCCCGGAAGGCCAACCGGATTTCCTGAACATGGTCATGGCAGTCGAAACAACTCTCAGTCCCCTGGAGCTGCTGCAGCACTGCCACGACGTCGAGCAGAAGCACCACCGCACCCGTGAAGTGCGTTGGGGCCCGCGGACGCTGGATGTGGACATCATCGTTTTCGGTGATGTGGTCAGCGACGACCCCGTCCTGACCCTGCCTCATCCGAGGGCGGCCGAACGGGCCTTTGTCCTGTACCCGTGGTCGCTGCTGGAGCCGAACGCCCAACTGAACGGGCACAGCGTGGCAGAGTTGGCGGCCGCAGCTGATGACATGCCCGGCATCCGTCGCTTCGACGGCTACGGCGACGTCGCCG